The Carassius gibelio isolate Cgi1373 ecotype wild population from Czech Republic chromosome B22, carGib1.2-hapl.c, whole genome shotgun sequence genome window below encodes:
- the LOC127987490 gene encoding uncharacterized protein LOC127987490, with amino-acid sequence MPTKRCYFHPDCRSTLFSLPRDGEVRDQWLKFIFNSVPQNYYPNLALCAAHFTEESFHNLREFNAGFAQRLVLKDGAVPTLKTQAVYGPQATTSQQGASSQELPTTSTLHEVGCQSDPIETETVATEIKPKMRSVGTQLSMGTLSSFHLRSKGIQATYYGHDVGTQTTDMFPDVQLSSTPVRGSVFRPSKRPRLVLDEEEESELNVEPTDSTYNPDSVVTEESELAIDPQPDHSDNKYIVFESCLRELFVSCPICKTKCVVQSRRRRTFVAFTQLCEKCNYYRQWQSQPIVGSTPLGNLLLSAATYFTGGSFKQLEKIFKAMKLQMMHFVTFRIHARNFIEPTIIHQWNQDQLNLIRQLQEGGNVAVAGDMRADTPGHSAKFGSYTIMHMETNKILDLQLVQSNEVGGSYHMEKEGLKRCLDKLESHGLAVDYIVTDRHPQIQKYLRDRNITQFYDVWHFEKVQKRGMHSKASENRTNIQLCR; translated from the exons ATGCCgacgaaacgctgttattttcatccggATTGCAGGTCCACTTTGTTCAGCCTTCCTAGGGACGGGGAAGTTAGGGATCAAtggttaaaatttatttttaactcgGTCCCTCAAAATTATTACCCAAATCTCGCTCTCTGTGCTGCACATTTTACGGAGGAAAGCTTCCACAATCTTCGCGAGTTCAATGCAGGATTCGCCCAACGGCttgtcctgaaagatggagcagttccaacTTTAAAAACACAAGCTGTTTACGGGCCACAAGCT ACAACATCTCAGCAGGGTGCGAGTTCCCAAGAGCTCCCCACTACATCTACACTTCATGAAGTTGGATGTCAGTCAGACCCTATAGAGACCGAAACTGTAGCCACAGAGATAAAGCCGAAGATGCGATCAGTGGGCACACAACTTTCAATGGGTACATTGAGCAGTTTCCACTTAAGGAGCAAAG GCATTCAGGCAACATATTATGGTCATGATGTGGGCACCCAAACAACTGACATGTTTCCTGATGTGCAGCTGTCTTCAACACCAGTAAGGGGCTCAGTCTTCAGGCCCAGTAAGAGACCTCGTCTGGTGTTAGATGAGGAAGAAGAATCAGAATTAAATGTCGAACCCACTGATTCCACATATAACCCAGATTCTGTTGTCACTGAAGAATCAGAATTGGC GATAGATCCACAGCCCGACCACAGCGATAACAAATACATTGTTTTTGAAAGCTGTCTTCGAGAGCTGTTTGTGTCCTGTCCAATTTGTAAGACAAAGTGTGTTGTCCAGAGCAGACGAAGGAGGACTTTTGTTGCATTCACCCAGCTTTGTGAAAAGTGTAACTACTACAGACAGTGGCAGAGCCAGCCCATTGTTGGGAGTACCCCACTTGGAAACCTGCTATTGTCTGCTGCAACGTATTTTACCGGTGGATCTTTTAAACAACTAGAGAag ATTTTCAAAGCCATGAAGCTCCAGATGATGCATTTCGTAACTTTTAGGATTCATGCCAGGAATTTCATTGAGCCTACCATAATACACCAGTGGAACCAAGATCAACTGAATCTTATAAGACAGCTGCAAGAGGGAGGAAATGTTGCTGTGGCTGGAGATATGCGTGCTGACACGCCAG GACACTCAGCAAAATTTGGTAGCTACACCATTATGCACATGGAAACCAACAAAATTCTGGATCTTCAACTAGTTCAG AGCAATGAGGTTGGTGGAAGTTATCATATGGAAAAGGAGGGATTGAAGCGTTGTCTCGATAAGCTGGAGTCTCATGGTTTAGCTGTTGACTACATCGTCACCGACCGCCATCCGCAGATTCAGAAGTACCTGAGGGACCGCAATATCACTCAGTTCTATGACGTGTGGCACTTTGAGAAAG TCCAAAAAAGGGGAATGCACAGCAAAGCCAGTGAAAATAGAACCAACATACA ACTATGTCGATGA